A section of the Rossellomorea marisflavi genome encodes:
- a CDS encoding response regulator — MKRIMIVEDQGIVRQGLKMMIEQDPAFKVVAEASNGREALEKMDLHALDLILMDIRMPEMNGIEATRAIKASWPQVKVLMLTTFNDDEYAMQALKEGANGFLLKTSDGEQLLHSVHSCLNGGMTIHDEVAAKVVPRLLSTRKETPPTHSLTPRELSITKLVGEGKTNKEIADQLFLSVGTVKNHISQILQKLELRDRTQLAIYAVRHDIA, encoded by the coding sequence ATGAAAAGGATCATGATTGTAGAAGATCAAGGCATAGTCCGGCAGGGTTTGAAGATGATGATCGAGCAAGATCCCGCCTTTAAGGTGGTCGCTGAAGCCTCTAACGGAAGAGAGGCTTTAGAGAAGATGGACCTTCATGCCCTGGATCTGATCCTGATGGATATCAGGATGCCTGAGATGAACGGAATCGAAGCGACAAGGGCCATCAAAGCAAGTTGGCCCCAGGTGAAGGTCCTGATGCTCACAACCTTCAACGATGACGAATATGCCATGCAGGCGTTGAAGGAAGGGGCCAATGGATTCCTCCTGAAAACCTCGGACGGGGAGCAGCTCCTGCACTCTGTCCACAGCTGCCTGAATGGGGGGATGACGATCCACGATGAAGTGGCGGCGAAAGTGGTCCCCCGCCTTCTTTCCACCCGGAAGGAAACGCCACCGACCCATTCCCTTACGCCGAGGGAACTGTCCATTACGAAGCTGGTTGGGGAAGGGAAGACCAATAAAGAGATTGCCGATCAGCTTTTCTTATCGGTGGGTACAGTGAAAAATCACATCTCCCAGATCCTGCAGAAGCTGGAGCTGAGGGATCGCACCCAGCTCGCTATCTATGCAGTGCGGCATGATATCGCCTGA
- a CDS encoding ABC transporter ATP-binding protein produces the protein MLEAVELTKHFKKNKVVDGLNLFIEKGETVGLLGPNGAGKSTTISMISTLISPTDGDVRLKNESVLRDPQSLREVLGVVPQEIALYTDLTAKENLEFFGRINHLKGGLLKERVIQVLDQIGLTERKNDIVKTFSGGMKRRLNIGVALLHEPEILIMDEPTVGIDPQSRSYILEQVKRLNQEKGMTIIYTSHYMEEVEFLCDRIYIMDKGHIIASGTKEEIKSILSSESTIVIKLEKMVPSFTEGLSAIPSVMNVTSSEKEIVMVIPKEQNLFNQVFQLAEDTGAVILSIDRKTPTLEDVFLHLTGRALRD, from the coding sequence ATGTTGGAAGCCGTGGAGCTGACAAAACATTTCAAGAAGAATAAGGTCGTGGACGGATTGAACCTGTTCATCGAGAAGGGAGAAACGGTCGGATTGCTTGGTCCGAACGGAGCAGGGAAGTCCACGACAATCTCGATGATCTCGACCCTCATCTCACCGACCGATGGAGATGTGCGGTTGAAGAATGAGAGCGTCCTGAGAGACCCTCAGTCCCTCAGGGAAGTACTCGGTGTCGTCCCTCAGGAAATCGCTCTATACACGGACCTCACGGCAAAGGAGAACCTGGAATTCTTCGGGAGGATCAACCATCTGAAAGGGGGCCTTCTGAAGGAACGGGTCATCCAGGTATTGGACCAGATCGGGCTGACCGAGCGGAAGAATGATATCGTCAAAACCTTCTCGGGAGGTATGAAAAGGCGGCTGAACATAGGTGTCGCCCTTCTCCATGAGCCGGAAATCCTCATCATGGATGAACCGACCGTCGGAATCGATCCCCAGTCAAGGAGCTATATCCTGGAGCAGGTCAAGAGACTCAATCAGGAGAAGGGCATGACCATCATCTATACGAGTCATTACATGGAGGAAGTGGAGTTCCTGTGCGACCGGATCTATATCATGGATAAAGGACATATCATCGCCTCGGGTACAAAAGAAGAGATCAAAAGCATCCTTTCTTCTGAATCCACGATTGTGATCAAACTCGAGAAGATGGTGCCCTCCTTCACTGAAGGCCTTTCTGCCATCCCATCCGTCATGAACGTGACGTCTTCAGAGAAGGAAATCGTGATGGTGATCCCGAAAGAACAGAATCTGTTCAATCAGGTATTCCAGCTCGCTGAGGATACCGGTGCCGTGATCCTGTCCATTGATCGAAAGACCCCGACGCTTGAGGATGTTTTCCTCCATTTGACCGGTCGGGCATTACGGGATTGA
- a CDS encoding ABC transporter permease yields MMIPFIKKQLLLMIRNPQILLILLGMPLLLITILGFALGDLMNGEEEPIEAKVGFVVEGDPSDELKQFQQEVDGSEMPAQQKEELKAAAAQALPIDALKKDLFGSKEVKKFIQLKEKKAEDLDRLRDNDEYSAIIHFSEGYTLTMLRQAFLEGSESPDITVIKNDGRPLTANMVTDMLTSYQEQYTLALQAGKAGINPAAIIPDEASFGSVEKLEDRQPLSSMAYYAVGMSVMFVLYIATNMGSFAFMEKEDRVFDRLIFAGVSPLKYLLSVLITTIILAFLQISILFSASALFYGVKFPDIGAFLLVTLCICFAVGGLGALITAICYKGNSESIASFFSSIGVAVLAFLGGSFGPLTSGKLMGILADLVPNGAAMTAYFKVFQGYGIGDVLPNIWAMLGFGLLAIIVATIVFPKEGGHAV; encoded by the coding sequence ATGATGATTCCATTTATCAAAAAACAATTGCTCCTGATGATCCGGAACCCCCAAATCCTCCTCATCCTATTGGGGATGCCCCTCCTGCTCATCACCATTCTGGGATTTGCCTTGGGGGATCTGATGAACGGTGAGGAAGAGCCCATTGAAGCCAAGGTTGGTTTCGTTGTGGAAGGGGATCCCTCAGATGAACTCAAACAGTTCCAACAAGAAGTAGATGGGAGCGAGATGCCTGCACAACAAAAAGAGGAATTGAAAGCGGCAGCCGCTCAGGCCCTTCCCATCGACGCCTTGAAAAAGGATTTATTCGGAAGTAAAGAAGTGAAGAAGTTCATTCAGCTGAAAGAGAAAAAAGCAGAAGATCTTGACCGGCTCAGGGATAACGATGAGTATTCAGCCATCATCCATTTTTCCGAAGGTTATACCCTGACCATGCTCCGACAGGCGTTCCTTGAGGGGAGTGAAAGTCCCGACATCACCGTCATCAAAAATGATGGAAGACCGCTTACAGCCAATATGGTGACCGATATGCTCACGTCGTATCAAGAGCAATACACCCTTGCCCTGCAGGCAGGGAAAGCGGGGATTAACCCTGCGGCCATCATTCCCGACGAAGCGTCCTTCGGTTCGGTGGAAAAACTCGAGGACCGTCAACCCCTTTCGTCCATGGCGTATTATGCAGTGGGGATGAGTGTCATGTTCGTCCTTTATATCGCGACGAATATGGGAAGCTTCGCGTTCATGGAGAAGGAAGATCGCGTGTTTGACCGATTGATTTTTGCCGGGGTATCACCCTTAAAGTATCTATTGAGCGTATTGATCACCACGATCATCCTCGCGTTCCTCCAGATCAGTATCCTGTTCAGTGCGAGTGCGCTATTTTATGGAGTGAAATTCCCGGACATAGGCGCATTTCTCCTCGTGACTCTATGCATCTGTTTTGCCGTCGGAGGATTAGGGGCGTTGATTACGGCCATATGCTACAAAGGCAACTCGGAATCAATCGCGAGTTTTTTCTCCTCCATCGGAGTGGCAGTCCTCGCGTTCCTCGGTGGAAGCTTCGGTCCGCTTACGAGTGGCAAGCTCATGGGGATCCTCGCCGATCTGGTTCCGAATGGGGCCGCCATGACAGCGTATTTCAAAGTCTTTCAAGGATATGGGATCGGAGATGTTCTCCCGAATATATGGGCCATGCTCGGTTTCGGTCTCCTTGCCATCATTGTTGCCACGATTGTATTTCCTAAGGAAGGGGGACACGCAGTATGA
- a CDS encoding ABC transporter permease, giving the protein MKGLLYGKLKMLIRKPWPFLLTTIVCLMFAFFTSQSGANEVTVPYSTEGGEDAPEAIMEELKASNSIIFQEMSKGDLNDQVSEGKSSLGLILGDNDYTIIASADTPNVPQINQIVRKAYMKVAQQKEVEAVAAEQGIGSEEVQGWFKDIKDDPSFSLKEATFRSDGDWVYDVKLQSLFGFSLFFVIYTIAYNVATIMNEKRMGIWDRMILSPVKKWEMYTANLLYSFILGYVQILLVFLVFRYITDVNFYGHFAWVLVLLIPYVFAIVALSIFITGLVKKSQHFNAVIPIVAVSMAMLGGAYWPLEIVNSPVMIAISKVIPITYGMEILKGVTVNQLGLGDILYPVSILLLMGVLFLGLGLNFMEKRHV; this is encoded by the coding sequence ATGAAGGGCCTGTTGTACGGGAAATTGAAAATGTTGATCAGGAAGCCTTGGCCGTTCCTGCTCACCACCATTGTCTGTCTGATGTTTGCTTTCTTTACCAGTCAGTCCGGCGCCAATGAAGTGACCGTGCCGTACTCGACGGAAGGAGGGGAAGACGCTCCCGAAGCGATCATGGAGGAATTGAAGGCATCCAATTCGATCATCTTCCAGGAAATGTCGAAGGGTGACCTTAATGACCAAGTCAGTGAAGGGAAGAGCTCACTTGGCCTTATCCTTGGTGATAATGATTACACGATCATTGCATCGGCCGATACCCCGAATGTACCACAGATCAATCAGATCGTGAGGAAGGCGTACATGAAGGTGGCACAACAGAAGGAAGTGGAGGCTGTTGCTGCAGAGCAGGGAATCGGCTCGGAAGAAGTACAGGGATGGTTCAAGGATATCAAAGATGACCCATCTTTCTCTCTAAAGGAAGCGACGTTCCGGAGCGACGGGGACTGGGTATACGATGTGAAGCTTCAGTCGCTCTTCGGATTCTCTCTGTTTTTCGTGATTTATACGATTGCTTATAATGTGGCGACCATCATGAATGAGAAGCGTATGGGCATCTGGGACCGGATGATCCTGTCTCCCGTGAAGAAGTGGGAAATGTATACGGCGAATCTGTTATACAGCTTCATCCTGGGGTACGTACAGATCCTCCTTGTATTTCTGGTGTTCCGGTACATCACAGATGTTAATTTCTACGGCCATTTCGCATGGGTGCTCGTATTGCTCATACCATATGTCTTTGCAATCGTGGCATTATCCATCTTCATCACTGGGCTTGTGAAGAAATCCCAGCACTTCAATGCCGTGATTCCCATTGTTGCCGTGAGCATGGCCATGCTTGGTGGGGCTTACTGGCCGCTTGAGATCGTGAACTCCCCCGTGATGATCGCGATTTCCAAAGTCATCCCCATCACATATGGAATGGAGATCTTGAAGGGCGTCACCGTCAATCAGCTCGGTCTGGGAGACATCCTTTACCCGGTTTCCATCCTTCTCCTTATGGGAGTGTTATTCCTCGGTCTGGGGCTCAATTTCATGGAGAAACGGCACGTATAG
- a CDS encoding Lmo0850 family protein, which translates to MVKENDRLKRVITKLSNVGVNITKTKSRREILQSLKQYQPLPKTLTQDS; encoded by the coding sequence GTGGTAAAGGAGAACGATCGCTTAAAACGAGTGATAACCAAATTGTCGAATGTCGGTGTCAACATCACCAAAACGAAATCAAGACGGGAAATCCTACAGTCACTGAAGCAGTATCAGCCATTACCGAAGACGTTAACACAAGACTCTTAA
- a CDS encoding diacylglycerol/lipid kinase family protein codes for MYSDILLICNGKAGQGKLEALLKDTIPPLLDVCTNITIHPTKDKGDAERFCRGKGRSFDLVIILGGDGTVHEVINGLADLDERPLTAILPGGTCNDFARSLHIPMNIKQAVQLIVEHPLRKSVDLVKTDNRYFSNFWGTGLISQASDNIDVGSKGVLGKLSYYISAFQTIQDAPVLKVKVRTDEEEFEEDVVMVLAANGKSIGANALPQSISLEDGLLDLYLVKRTGFPLLKEFFLMKGTGDVSHTFEDIRHIRTWSLEVELSEKEKFDMDGELYDGKRQTMKVLPGHMDFIVGVEG; via the coding sequence ATGTACTCAGACATTCTATTGATATGCAACGGAAAGGCGGGGCAAGGAAAACTGGAAGCATTGCTGAAGGATACCATTCCCCCCCTTTTAGATGTGTGCACGAATATAACGATCCACCCAACCAAAGATAAAGGCGATGCCGAGCGCTTCTGCCGGGGAAAAGGCCGTTCATTCGACCTTGTCATCATCCTCGGCGGGGACGGGACGGTCCATGAGGTCATCAACGGGCTCGCTGACTTGGACGAACGCCCTTTGACAGCCATCCTTCCTGGAGGGACATGCAATGATTTTGCCCGATCCCTTCATATCCCCATGAATATCAAGCAGGCTGTCCAGCTTATTGTCGAGCACCCTCTCCGGAAGAGTGTTGATCTTGTTAAGACGGACAACCGTTATTTCAGTAATTTCTGGGGGACCGGATTGATTTCACAGGCGAGCGATAACATCGACGTCGGATCAAAAGGAGTCCTCGGGAAGCTGAGCTATTATATCAGCGCCTTTCAAACCATACAGGATGCCCCGGTTCTGAAGGTGAAAGTGAGAACCGACGAAGAGGAATTCGAGGAAGATGTAGTGATGGTACTGGCCGCCAATGGAAAATCCATCGGTGCGAATGCCCTGCCTCAATCCATCAGCCTAGAAGATGGATTACTCGATCTGTATCTAGTGAAACGGACGGGCTTTCCGCTTCTGAAGGAATTCTTCTTGATGAAGGGGACCGGCGATGTGAGTCACACGTTCGAGGATATCCGTCATATCCGAACATGGAGTTTGGAGGTCGAACTTTCTGAGAAAGAGAAGTTCGATATGGACGGCGAATTGTATGACGGTAAACGTCAGACGATGAAGGTGCTTCCTGGCCATATGGATTTCATCGTTGGCGTCGAAGGATAA